A single window of Aphidius gifuensis isolate YNYX2018 linkage group LG1, ASM1490517v1, whole genome shotgun sequence DNA harbors:
- the LOC122850605 gene encoding H/ACA ribonucleoprotein complex non-core subunit NAF1 gives MNQIRLVEYDSSSSSESEEETSSTISSNSSPPSDLENDDDDDDEDDNDDQAAKTTSSKKKSEKSQLKGEFDYLPPIEQLNISVEEVLCEPLGKVGWTVDQMVVVIPMTGKPTLDLDTILFLDRGKRVLGRIFDVFGQVTEPHYCVRFNTPNHIKESNVEANMSVYFVPNSEHTSLVFESELRKIKATDEIDPGEEPHFSDDEEEAAYRRSKKNSDVPAKRPRKSDWQSKHPWSSHNVSQRINNHQKSWLNQKQHPGYNNSYRNNHYGQYPCQFPPIPTFQELVDPSRQSFPWVNQVSLSTGQYSPWSWSSNPPLPPPPLPPSPLPAAPAEASSPPASS, from the exons atgaATCAAATCAGGTTAGTTGAATATGATAGCTCATCTAGCTCTGAAAGCGAAGAAGAAACCAGTAGTACCATCAGCTCAAATAGTTCTCCACCTTCAGATCTAGaaaacgatgatgatgatgatgatgaagatgacaatgatgatCAAGCAGCCAAAACCACTTCttcaaaaaa aaaatcaGAGAAAAGTCAACTGAAAGGAGAATTTGATTATCTTCCACCAATTGAACAGCTGAATATTTCAGTTGAAGAAGTTTTATGTGAACCTTTGGGCAAG GTTGGGTGGACAGTTGATCAAATGGTCGTTGTGATACCAATGACAGGAAAACCAACACTTGATTTAGACACAATACTTTTTCTTGATCGAGGAAAAAGAGTTCTTGGACgaatttttgatgtttttggTCAAGTAACAGAGCCACATTATTGTGTTAGATTCAATACACCCAATCATATAAAAGAAAGTAATGTAGAAGCTAATATGTCAGTATATTTCGTTCCAAATTCTGAGCATACGTCATTGGTATTTGAAAGCGAACTTCGAAA aaTTAAAGCAACTGATGAAATTGACCCTGGTGAAGAACCACATTTCtcagatgatgaagaagaagcaGCTTACAGgcgatcaaaaaaaaattctgatgtTCCAGCTAAACGCCCTCGTAAATcag ACTGGCAATCTAAGCATCCATGGAGCTCTCATAATGTTTCTCAAAGAATAAACAATCATCAAAAATCATGGCTAAATCAAAAACAGCATCCAggatataataattcatatcgAAATAATCACTATGGCCAATATCCATGTCAATTTCCACCGATACCAACATTTCAAGAGCTTGTCGATCCGTCAAGGCAATCTTTTCCCTGGGTTAATCAAGTATCATTATCTACTGGTCAATATTCACCATGGTCTTGGTCATCAAATCCACCACTACCTCCACCACCCCTACCACCATCACCATTACCAGCAGCACCAGCAGAAGCATCCTCTCCTCCTGCCTCTTCTTAG
- the LOC122850616 gene encoding uncharacterized protein LOC122850616, giving the protein MTRFARAKGSKGSNERVLDEPTPWHLMKQQLESSAISKEITEKVKSAQDLLKEKDDLYYFDTLGNSKVDWADIEPENNNLTPSNKKKINTPDKKSNKRMLAEVVEPSNAIMSDSVTPEPSTVVKTKVPSTKKPKINDNIDEPSDKKAADEQKALARSEKNRKRRQEKKLKYREKLQAENKLKDNSSNNNDNDKKTGEQLSKRQKRNRKNKLKNEDNESTSVINSEEGSSTPSELINSKFQQNKNIDNTPNMQQNDRFNNGCKPPKKKLPKPRDDLEHKRRKPCPPSEKVTINGFEVEIVHYDGFPVKKEDADRLKELRSQMILKGIPKQQIDAAMKLERRKAEKALTRIKKTVCFHCRKAGHNLSDCPEIGQEVVTGICFQCGSTEHTHFECKVVKKDDFKFASCFICREQGHIAKQCPDNPKGLYPQGGACKLCGDVTHLKKDCPDLKIEREENLMTLGTIGNSNLESLDNQSIHINNDCKKPIKQVIKF; this is encoded by the coding sequence ATGACAAGATTTGCTCGAGCTAAAGGCTCCAAGGGTTCTAATGAGCGTGTCCTAGACGAGCCAACTCCATGGCATTTGATGAAACAACAACTTGAGTCCTCAGCTATATCCAAGGAAATCACCGAAAAAGTTAAATCTGCTCAGGATCTCCtgaaagaaaaagatgatttgtattattttgataCACTTGGAAACTCCAAAGTTGATTGGGCTGATATTGAGCCTGAAAACAATAACTTAACAccatctaataaaaaaaaaataaatacaccggataaaaaatcaaataaacgtATGCTGGCAGAGGTAGTTGAACCATCTAATGCAATCATGAGTGATTCAGTTACTCCAGAACCTTCAACTGTTGTAAAAACTAAAGTACCATCAACTAAAAAACCTAAAATCAATGATAACATTGATGAACCTTCGGATAAAAAAGCTGCAGATGAACAAAAAGCTTTAGCGAGatctgaaaaaaatagaaaaagaagacaagaaaaaaaattaaagtatagagaaaaattacaagctgaaaataaattaaaagataattcttcaaataataatgataatgataaaaagacAGGAGAACAATTGAGTAAACgtcaaaaaagaaatagaaaaaataaacttaaaaatgaAGATAATGAATCAACAAGTGTCATTAATTCTGAAGAAGGATCTTCAACACCAAGTGAACTGATCAACTCGAAATttcagcaaaataaaaatatagataatacTCCAAACATGCAACAAAATGATAGATTCAATAATGGATGTAAACCACCTAAAAAAAAGCTTCCAAAACCACGTGATGATTTAGAACACAAACGTCGAAAGCCATGTCCACCAAGTGAAAAAGTAACAATAAATGGTTTTGAAGTTGAAATTGTTCATTATGATGGTTTTCCAGTTAAAAAAGAAGATGCTGATAGACTAAAAGAATTACGTTcacaaatgatattaaaagGAATACCAAAACAACAAATTGATGCTGCAATGAAACTTGAAAGAAGAAAAGCTGAAAAAGCATTAACAAGGATTAAAAAAACTGTTTGTTTTCATTGTCGTAAAGCTGGTCATAATTTATCTGATTGTCCTGAAATTGGACAAGAAGTTGTAACTGGTATTTGTTTTCAATGTGGATCAACAGAACATACACATTTTGAATGTAAAGTTGTTAAAAaagatgattttaaatttgcatCATGTTTTATTTGTCGTGAACAAGGACATATAGCTAAACAATGTCCTGATAATCCGAAAGGACTTTATCCACAAGGTGGTGCTTGTAAATTATGTGGTGATGTAACACATTTGAAAAAAGATTGTcctgatttaaaaattgaaagagaAGAAAATCTTATGACATTAGGTACTATTGGAAATTCAAATTTAGAATCATTAGATAATCAGtcaatacatataaataatgattgtaaaaaaccaattaaacaagttattaaattttaa